From a single Flavobacteriales bacterium genomic region:
- the pfkA gene encoding 6-phosphofructokinase: MKKIGIFTSGGDAPGMNACIRAVVRTALRNNLEVYGIYRGYEGMIEGDIVPLTSASVSNIVQRGGTVLKSSRSKEFMTPDGRKQAYDHLQSHGMEALIAMGGDGTFKGASVFNSEYGIPCVGIPCTIDNDLYGTDFTIGYDTAINTVVEAVDKIRDTANSHNRLFIVEVMGRDAGFIALRSGIASGADAILVPETETDMEYVARNIQKGWDKKRGASILIVAEGDEYGGAIIVEKDLKSRFPDKEIRVSILGHLQRGGNPSCMDRVLAARMGWAAVKGLMEGRNAVMAGIINGEVVYTPFEKATKHHLSLNPELLELADMLS, from the coding sequence ATGAAAAAGATCGGCATTTTTACATCGGGTGGGGATGCGCCCGGCATGAACGCCTGCATACGTGCTGTGGTACGCACTGCCCTGCGGAACAACCTGGAGGTATACGGAATCTACAGAGGCTATGAAGGCATGATTGAAGGAGACATCGTACCCCTCACATCCGCTTCCGTATCCAACATCGTACAACGCGGTGGTACCGTTCTGAAATCTTCCAGGAGCAAGGAGTTTATGACACCTGATGGGCGCAAACAGGCGTACGATCACCTGCAAAGTCACGGTATGGAAGCGCTGATAGCCATGGGGGGAGACGGTACCTTCAAAGGAGCTTCGGTATTCAACAGTGAGTACGGAATACCTTGCGTAGGAATTCCCTGCACCATAGATAATGATCTCTACGGAACAGATTTTACCATTGGATATGATACGGCCATTAATACGGTGGTTGAAGCTGTTGACAAAATCCGTGATACGGCCAATTCTCACAACCGACTATTCATTGTGGAGGTCATGGGACGGGATGCCGGCTTCATTGCCCTGCGCTCTGGTATTGCATCCGGCGCCGATGCCATCCTCGTGCCGGAAACGGAAACGGATATGGAGTATGTTGCCAGAAACATCCAGAAAGGATGGGATAAGAAACGGGGTGCCAGCATTCTCATCGTTGCCGAAGGCGATGAATACGGCGGCGCCATCATCGTTGAGAAAGACCTGAAGAGCAGATTCCCGGACAAGGAGATCAGGGTGTCCATTCTCGGTCACCTGCAACGGGGAGGCAACCCCTCGTGTATGGACAGGGTGCTGGCTGCCCGCATGGGATGGGCAGCTGTCAAAGGATTGATGGAAGGTCGCAATGCCGTTATGGCTGGTATCATCAACGGTGAAGTGGTATACACGCCTTTTGAAAAGGCAACCAAGCACCACCTTTCCCTCAACCCCGAATTGCTGGAACTGGCGGATATGCTTTCCTGA